One Geminocystis sp. M7585_C2015_104 genomic window carries:
- the sufR gene encoding iron-sulfur cluster biosynthesis transcriptional regulator SufR, with translation MITSPQQASKEAILQYLLKENRASVQTIAKAMKLSPQGIRRHLKDLYEQGLVEYEVVHKKTGRPLHLYYLSRQGRDLFPQNYGEFAISFLETLAETVGEKAVSQVLAKQWQKKAENYRRLLTGNSLEERLNQLVEIRRKEGYMAELFLLKDNPPQFFISEHNCAIAEVAESYPQVCSHELEMFVSLFPDCRVERTSWINEGEHHCGYLIAYKGN, from the coding sequence ATGATTACTTCCCCACAGCAGGCTAGTAAGGAGGCTATATTACAGTATCTTTTAAAGGAAAATCGGGCTTCAGTACAAACCATTGCCAAGGCAATGAAGCTCAGCCCACAGGGGATTCGCCGCCATCTCAAGGACCTATATGAACAGGGACTGGTAGAATATGAGGTGGTACATAAAAAGACGGGGAGGCCCTTACACTTGTATTATTTGTCCCGTCAAGGGCGGGACTTGTTCCCCCAAAACTATGGAGAATTTGCCATCTCTTTCTTGGAAACCCTAGCAGAAACCGTAGGGGAGAAGGCGGTTTCCCAGGTGTTGGCTAAACAGTGGCAGAAAAAAGCAGAAAATTATCGCCGTCTACTTACGGGAAACTCTCTGGAGGAAAGATTAAACCAACTGGTGGAAATTAGAAGGAAGGAGGGGTATATGGCTGAACTTTTTTTACTGAAGGATAATCCCCCCCAGTTTTTCATTTCTGAACACAACTGTGCTATAGCCGAAGTAGCCGAATCTTATCCCCAGGTGTGCAGTCACGAGTTAGAGATGTTTGTCTCCCTTTTCCCAGATTGTAGGGTGGAAAGGACAAGTTGGATTAATGAAGGGGAACACCATTGTGGTTATCTGATAGCCTATAAGGGGAATTAG
- the secF gene encoding protein translocase subunit SecF, whose product MVSFNVIRWQKVCWLFSATVCLGSIAAMIISYNSLGAIIRPSLDFVGGTRLQMELDCSVPNNCDQPLTVGKVRKILENQGLANSSIQIVGKEQRTISIRTKNLDVEARARLQEALTRGIGVFKPESMQIDTVGPTIGKELFISGSIALVVAFIGTVVYLSARFQRDYAILAIIALFHDVLITCGVFAVLGLVAGVEVDSLFLVALLTIIGYSVNDTVVIYDRVREITKTGDSDDIEDIVNRAVEQSLTRSLNTSLTTLLPLISIFLFGGETLKYFALALIVGFVCGTYSSIFIASTMLAWWRKQNNWHNPQFRGEIKQFSAS is encoded by the coding sequence ATGGTGTCATTCAATGTTATCAGGTGGCAAAAGGTTTGTTGGCTGTTTTCTGCCACTGTTTGTCTTGGAAGTATTGCGGCCATGATAATATCATATAACTCCCTCGGTGCCATTATTCGTCCCAGTTTAGACTTTGTGGGGGGCACTAGATTACAAATGGAGTTGGACTGTAGTGTACCCAATAATTGTGACCAACCTCTCACGGTAGGCAAAGTGAGGAAGATACTAGAAAACCAAGGACTGGCCAATAGTAGTATTCAAATAGTGGGGAAAGAACAGAGGACCATCTCCATCCGGACAAAAAATCTCGATGTAGAGGCCAGGGCAAGGCTACAGGAGGCTTTGACGAGGGGGATAGGTGTATTCAAACCAGAAAGCATGCAAATCGACACTGTGGGGCCTACCATTGGCAAGGAGTTGTTCATTTCTGGTAGTATTGCCCTTGTAGTAGCCTTTATCGGCACAGTGGTATACTTGAGTGCACGTTTTCAACGAGACTATGCAATTCTAGCAATAATAGCTCTCTTCCACGATGTGTTAATAACCTGTGGCGTATTTGCGGTATTGGGTTTAGTAGCAGGGGTAGAAGTAGACAGTCTGTTTCTAGTAGCCCTACTGACGATTATTGGTTACTCGGTTAATGACACGGTGGTAATTTACGACAGGGTGAGGGAGATTACCAAGACGGGGGATAGTGATGATATTGAGGACATAGTCAATAGGGCAGTGGAACAAAGTCTAACTCGTTCCCTTAATACTAGTTTAACCACACTGTTGCCCTTAATTTCCATATTCCTGTTTGGGGGGGAAACCCTGAAGTATTTTGCCCTTGCCTTGATTGTGGGTTTTGTTTGTGGAACCTATTCTAGTATTTTCATAGCCAGTACCATGTTGGCCTGGTGGCGGAAGCAAAACAATTGGCATAATCCCCAGTTTAGGGGGGAGATAAAACAGTTTTCCGCCTCCTAA
- a CDS encoding prepilin-type N-terminal cleavage/methylation domain-containing protein produces the protein MRPSTTVSSNNTSFQEGDGGFTLLEVVVVVVILSIASALAVPNLLESQRQEKVKQTFSEIRGALSEAQINAIRRSGNCTVTVNNNGVTGNPQGCILERITIDSNVVHVNSTRGNLPVSITFNYNGEVTVGDIQTIHIRPKNSSGQPMPQRGYCIVIANTLGMIRTGVYDPSTPNTNCSNVDNLRYQ, from the coding sequence ATGCGGCCATCAACAACTGTCAGCAGTAACAATACCTCCTTTCAAGAAGGGGATGGGGGTTTTACCCTGCTAGAGGTAGTAGTGGTGGTTGTAATCCTGTCAATAGCTAGTGCTTTAGCTGTGCCCAACTTATTGGAGTCTCAACGACAAGAAAAGGTAAAACAAACCTTCAGTGAGATAAGGGGAGCCCTCAGCGAAGCCCAAATCAACGCCATCCGCCGTAGTGGCAACTGCACTGTAACTGTTAACAACAACGGGGTTACAGGTAATCCCCAGGGATGTATCCTAGAAAGGATTACTATAGACAGCAACGTAGTGCATGTTAATTCTACCAGGGGGAATCTCCCTGTTAGTATTACTTTTAACTACAACGGAGAAGTAACAGTAGGCGACATTCAAACAATACACATAAGACCTAAAAACTCTTCTGGTCAACCCATGCCACAAAGGGGGTATTGTATCGTCATCGCCAACACCCTAGGCATGATTAGAACGGGTGTATATGATCCTAGTACACCCAACACCAATTGCAGCAATGTGGACAACCTGCGTTATCAATAG